The following DNA comes from Lutra lutra chromosome 14, mLutLut1.2, whole genome shotgun sequence.
TTGGAAAGGGTATGTGAGGGTGAAGTTGCACTCTGAATCTAGAGGAACCCATTCTGTTTCCAAggtggtgtttgttttttctgggACACTAAGATCCCAAGAGTAAATAAGAGTATGTTTTGTAGACAGATATTGGGAACTCTTAAGCAGGGAATGACAAGGACAGGgttgggtttttctttctctttctttcctttttttgttaaggttagctttttaaaatttatgtgacagagacacatcaagagagggaatacaagcagtgggactgggagagggaaagcaggctccccactgagcagagagcccagtgtggggctcgatcctggggccctgggatcaggacccaagccaaaggcagacgcttaagaactgagccatCCCGGCATCCCTTCTTTcctattattagaaatattttatttattgagaaagagagcatgcacgtgtgcacacataagggagggcagggggcagggggagaagcagactctccactgagcagggagccggatgtgggctccattccaggaccctgatgtcatgacctgagctgaaggtagacgcttaactgactgagccacgcaggagtcccttttcctccctcactccctttccaccttctttccttccttccttccatccatctgtccatccgtccttctttccctttttcttgagattttaaaattatttttaagtaatctctgttcccagtgtgggactcaaactcatgaccccaagatcaagtttcatgctctaaccactgagccaggcaggtgccccaatatttttgttttccatgaagAATTTGGTGCCCTTTTCAGATGCTGTCTTTTTTCAGTACACTCTGTGTCACacatggtgcttgaactcatgactccaagatcaagagatGCATACTGTACCGACTAATTTATCCAGGTGCCCTCAGATGTCGTCTTGCTCAGCATTTATTTGCTCTTACTTCTCCATTAactcctaaaaaataaaagtagtctaGGATGGTTTCCACCTTAGGATGCCCTTTGGGTACCTAGAACCTCTTGCTGATTCTCTTCATTGTGTGTTTCCTCACAGAAGGGAGTTAAGCCCCAACCCAAGGCAGTCAAAGCTCCTCCTAAGAAGGCCAAGAGCTCTGATTCTGATTCAGACTCAAGCTCAGAAGATGAGTCACCAAAGAACCAGAAGCCAAAGACAACACCTGTGGCAGCTAAAACTCAGACTAAAGCCTCAGCCAAACCAGGTACTACTTCCATTCCCAAGAGGCCAGGCTGGGGACTAGTTTGCTCTGGGGACTAGTATTAAAATTGctcattcaggggcacctgggtggttcagtcagttgagcttctgcctttagctcaggtcatgatctcagggtcctgtgattgaccCCCGAGTTGTGCttcacgctgggcatggagcatgcctaagattctttctctccctgttcttTTTGCCATTCCCCATCCCATGTGTGCATGCTTGTGCCCACGCtcgcctgctctctctcaaaaaaaaaaattgctccttTAGCATAGGGGTGAAATGGCACTGGTTGTTGAATTAGAAATACTgcttagtgtcttttttttttcttaaagagggtTTTTATTAATAAGTGGAACATTTCATAATTAGGGATTAGTAGCTAAAGAAATAGTCTGCAGTGAggaaaaatgtagtttttttgtttttttgttttaaatctttgctttttatttttatttatttatttatttttaaagattttatttatttatttgtcagagagagagagagagagcaagcacaggcagacagaatggcaggcagaggcagagggagaagcaggctccctgatgagcaaggagcccgatgcgggactcgatcccaggacgctgggatcatgacctgagctgaaggcagctgcttaaccaactgagccacccaggcgtccctaaatctttgctttttaaaaaaaaaaatttatgggacacctgggtggctcagtgggttaagccgctgccttcggctcaggtcatgatcccagcgtcctgggatcgagtcccacatcgggctccttgttctgtagggagcctgcttctccctctgcctctgcctgccactctgtctgcctgtgctcgctctctctctctctgacaaataaataaataaaatctttataaaaaaaaaaaatttatttggggctcctgggtggctcagtgggttaaagcctctgccttcggctcaggtcatgatctcagggtcctgggttcgagtcccgaattgggctctctgctcagcggggggcctgcttcctcctctctgcctgcctctctgcctacttgtgatctctgtctctcaaataaataaaatctttaaaaaaaaaaaattatttgccagagagagatcacaagtaaggcagaggcaggcagagaggaggaagcaggcttcctgctgagcagagagcccaatgcggggcttgatcccaggaccccgagatcatgacttgagccaaaggcagagtcttaactttctgagccactcaggtgccccccaaaaaacgtgttttaaaaaatggtatccagaagcacctgggtggctcagtcggttgagtgtccaactcttgatttcagctggggtcctgatcccagggatGTGGGATTTagacccgtgttgggctccactcagcagagagtctgagaaatctctctttccctctccctgtgccttcaGTCTTGCATGCTCTTTCTTCCTCAAATAagttaatctttattattattttttaaatttattttctcttaaagattttatttatttgaggaagagagacagtgagagaaagcaagaacaggggaggaagaagcaggctccccactgagctgggagcctgatatggggctcgatcccaggatgctgggatcatgacctgagccagaagcagatgcttaacaactgagccatccaggtgccccctaaaataaataaatctttaaaataaaaggtatcccagggcactggggagctgaagcctctgccttcggctcaggtcatgatcctagggtcctgagatcaagccccacatcggactctgctcggcaaggagcctgcttcctcctctctctctccctgcctctctgcctacttgtgatctctgtctgtcaaacaaataaagtcttaaaaaaagtatCCATTTGCCATTCTTGTTAATAGATGATTTACATTCCTATAAATGCCATTTTGTTATGAGCACTTGTACATCTATGTTTTGTGCTTTTCATTGCCACCATCTGTCCTGTGCGTTTACTCTGTAGGAGCTGTGAGAATTTAAACTCTTTCTTGTAGTATTCTTGTGATGACAGGTTATGATTTATAGGAGCTTCTCTGAATGAAGTCGGAGTAAAAGATTTCATAGAGTACATTTGaattgtttacatattttttttccttttttgctattttatttatttgagagagagagagaatgttcacacatgagctgggggaggagcagagtgagagggacaaacagacccccactctgagcccagagcccgatgcaggccttgaaactgtgaccctgagatcatgacccgagctgaaacgaagagtcgaatgcttaatggactgacccacccaggagccccactacatcatatcatttattaaagatagttttatgtttgaaattgGTCAGGAAGATCATCCTTTGATAGTCAGCCATGGCGGTTTCCCTCATGCCTTCTGTAAAGGCAagagaattggggcacctgggtggctcagttgttaagcgtctgcttttggctcagatcatgatccccaaggtcctgggattgagccccacatcgggctccctgcttagcaggaagcctgcttctctctctctcccactccccctgcttgtgttccctctctagctgtctttctgtcaaataaataaaatctttttaaaaagtaaaatgaaggcaAGAGAATCGATAGACTCCTAGGCTCTAAGCTAATAGGTTTCCAGGGTCCATTAAGGCCTTGGTATTTcttacccaatttttttttccttcccaggtACGCCAGCTCGCGTGGTACCTAAACTAACCAATGGGAAAGTGGCCAGCAagaagagcagcagcagcagcagcagcagcagcagcagcagtgatgaggaggaggaggcggcagtGGCGACAGCCATACCTAAGAAGGTTTGGGCCATAACTTCTACCAGGGGAcggatggggaggtgggggattGAGGGTGTCTCCATTTCCTGGCAAGATTAGTTGGACCAGCTTTTTCCTGTGGTAACTAAATTTCTCCATATGACGCAGACTGTACCTAAAAAGCAAATCGTGGCCAAGGCTCCAGTGAAAGCAACGGCTGCCCCTACCCAGAAGAGTTCCAGCAGTGAGGACTCTtccagtgaggaggaggaggaagagcagaaaaaacccatgaaaaaaaaaccaggtgagggttttttttttttccttagagttatttatttgttttttttagagagcaCGAGCAAGCATGTGCACAAGgcgggagtgggaggggaggggcagagggaaagtcagagaatcccaagtggactTCCTGCTAAGTAAGCATGGAGCCCCACCAcaacacttgtcttttttttttttttttttaagattttatttacttatttcacagagagagagcatgtgcacgtgtgcataagcagggggaagcaggtccctatggttttttgttttttttttaaatattttgtttgtttatttgacagatcacaagtaggcagagaggcaggcagagagagagaaaaggaagcaggctctctgctgagcagagagcccgatgcagggctcggtcccaggaccctgagaccatgacctgagctgaaggcagaggcttaacccactaagccactcaggtgtcccttgtttttttttttttttttttttttttttaaacaggtccCTATAGTTCAGTCCCCCCACCTTCTGCTGCCCCATCCAAGAAGTCCCTGGGAACCCAGGCTCCCAAGAAAGCTGCAGAGAAGAAGCAGCCTGTGGAGAGCAGTGAGGACAGCAGCGATGAGTCTGGTGAGTCCCCTCTGTGGAGAATGGGCCTGGGGGAGTAGATGAggaatataaaagacaaaaatgcctCTGTGCCTTTTGTTTTTCACTGAAGCAAGACAGGGCTTAAGTTTCTGTGTGGGTCTTTGCAGCCtcctttttgttgcttttggttgGGTTGGGACTCTGGTCCTAGCCTAATGCCATAGGTTCTCTCCAGATTCAAGttctgaggaagaaaagaaacctcCAGCTAAGCCAGTCATCTCTAAAGCAACCTCTAAACCAGTTCCAGCAAAGAAAACACCAGAGAGCTCTTCAGATAGCTCAGGTGAGGTATATGGAGGCCCTCAGGGTGGTGGGAGCTCCAGGGGCTCTCTTCAGTTTGATTTCTATATATTCTTTGCTCTCTGTCTAGACTCTGACAGTTCTGAGGATGAAGCTCCTGCCAGATCAGCCGGTACCACCAAGAATCTACCAAGTAGGCCGGTTGCCACTCCCAAGCAACCTGCAGCTAAACCAGCCACAGCTCCCAAGCAGACTGTAGGTAGTGGCCAGAAGCCTCTCATCAGAAAGGCTGATAGCAGCTCCAGCGAGGAGGAGAGCAGTTCTAGTGAAGAGGAAAAGACGAAGAAGACTGTGGTCACCCCCAAGTCTAAGGCAGCGGCCAAAGCAGCTCCGTCTTTGCCTGCCAAACAGGCCCCCCagggtggtggggacagcagctcTGATTCAGATAGTTCTAGcagtgaggaagagaaggaggagaagatgtCAAAATCCCCAGTTAAAAAGAAGCCACAGAAGGCAGCGGGAGTTGTAGCCTCTTCCAAGGTGGCTTCCACAAAGCAAGCAAAGGCCGAGAGCAGCAGCAGTTCTTCCTCTGATGATTCcagtgaggaagaagagaaggagaagcctAAGGGCAAGGGCAGTGTAAGGCCACAAGCCCTCAAGACCAATGGGACCTCTGCAGTGACTACGCAGAATGGAAAAGCAGACAGGGATAGccatgaggaagaagaagaaaagaaaaaggcagcagTAGCAGTTTCTAAGCCAGGTCTATATCCAAAGAATCTGTCTCCTTGGTTTGTCCCCCCAAGTATGGGTGGGATATACActtgggggatggggtagggagagggggccCACAGTTAGGCTTCCAGTTGGATGCCCTCAGTGTGGGAACCTGGGAGGAGGAATAGGAAGCTGGTCTCCTGagtctggctttttgttttgtaggTTCAGGAAAGAAGCGGAAGCAGAATGAGGCTGCCAAAGAGGCAGAGACTCCTCAAGCCAAGAAGATAAAGCCCCAGACCCCCAACACAtttccaaaaaggaagaaagtaagttACCTTATTTTCTTGTCTGGAGCCAGCCTTTAAAGAgtagaaaggggcacctgggtggctcagttggttaagcctccaactcttgatttcccctcagggtcgtgaggtctttttttttttttttttttttttttttttaagattttatttatttatttgacagagatcacaagtaggcagagaagcaggcagagagagaggaggaagcaggctccctctgagcagagagcccgatgcggggcttgatcccaggactctgggatcatgacctgagccgaaggcagagcctttaacccactgagccacccaggcgcccctaatttcttTCTCACTTCATTTTTCTCCAGGGAGAAAAAAGGGCATCATCCCCTTTCCGAAGGAtcagagaggaggaaattgaggTAGATGCTCGAGTGGCAGACAATTCCTTTGATGCCAAGGTGAGGGGAGAGCATGTTTGCTGTTCTTAAGGGGGCTGGGCGGAAGAGAGGGCAGCTTTTTGGCTCACGTTGCCTTGAGCAAGGAGAAGAAAGTAACAGGGCCTTGGTGTTGTCCTTCTGTGTATTAACCACTTCTCTCTGCTTACCAGCGGGGTGCAGCTGGAGACTGGGGGGAGCGTGCCAATCAGGTTCTGAAGTTCACCAAAGGCAAATCGTTCCGGcatgagaaaaccaagaagaaGCGGGGCAGCTACCGGGGAGGCTCCATCTCTGTCCAGGTCAATTCCATTAAGTTTGACAGCGAGTGACCTGGGGCCATGTGTGGTGAAGCAGGGGTGGTGACCCATTGCCACTTACTTTCCCCAGTGGACCTGGGAAACTCTCAGCTCTATTAAGGACGGGTCTTGGCGAGGACAGCAGTTTAGAAGAGGTCCGAAGACTTTGCATTGTAACATCCTCTCTGACTCTTTTCTGTGTTCGTAGTTTTGTACAGAtttgtttttgagtgttgagtaGCAAGGACAACATAAGGGGagtgttcttttttaagaaaaataaaaattttagttgtcATTCCCTTCTCCCTGTTCTGTGGAAGTCCTCATGCTGagaaatttgtatattttatattaaatcatttcctattgattttctttgtgatttcacAGGTGGGTACCCACAGATAAAATCTTAGCTATTGCCCA
Coding sequences within:
- the NOLC1 gene encoding nucleolar and coiled-body phosphoprotein 1 isoform X2, yielding MADASLRRVVPSDLYPLVLGFLRDNQLSEVANKFAKATGATQQDANASSLLDIYSFWLKSAKAPKRKVQANGPVSKKAKKKTSSSDSSEDSSEEEEPQGPPAKKAAVPAKRASLPQHPGKAAAKASESSSSEESSDEEDDDKKKKPVQKGVKPQPKAVKAPPKKAKSSDSDSDSSSEDESPKNQKPKTTPVAAKTQTKASAKPGTPARVVPKLTNGKVASKKSSSSSSSSSSSSDEEEEAAVATAIPKKTVPKKQIVAKAPVKATAAPTQKSSSSEDSSSEEEEEEQKKPMKKKPGPYSSVPPPSAAPSKKSLGTQAPKKAAEKKQPVESSEDSSDESDSSSEEEKKPPAKPVISKATSKPVPAKKTPESSSDSSDSDSSEDEAPARSAGTTKNLPSRPVATPKQPAAKPATAPKQTVGSGQKPLIRKADSSSSEEESSSSEEEKTKKTVVTPKSKAAAKAAPSLPAKQAPQGGGDSSSDSDSSSSEEEKEEKMSKSPVKKKPQKAAGVVASSKVASTKQAKAESSSSSSSDDSSEEEEKEKPKGKGSVRPQALKTNGTSAVTTQNGKADRDSHEEEEEKKKAAVAVSKPGSGKKRKQNEAAKEAETPQAKKIKPQTPNTFPKRKKGEKRASSPFRRIREEEIEVDARVADNSFDAKRGAAGDWGERANQVLKFTKGKSFRHEKTKKKRGSYRGGSISVQVNSIKFDSE
- the NOLC1 gene encoding nucleolar and coiled-body phosphoprotein 1 isoform X1, with translation MADASLRRVVPSDLYPLVLGFLRDNQLSEVANKFAKATGATQQDANASSLLDIYSFWLNRSAKAPKRKVQANGPVSKKAKKKTSSSDSSEDSSEEEEPQGPPAKKAAVPAKRASLPQHPGKAAAKASESSSSEESSDEEDDDKKKKPVQKGVKPQPKAVKAPPKKAKSSDSDSDSSSEDESPKNQKPKTTPVAAKTQTKASAKPGTPARVVPKLTNGKVASKKSSSSSSSSSSSSDEEEEAAVATAIPKKTVPKKQIVAKAPVKATAAPTQKSSSSEDSSSEEEEEEQKKPMKKKPGPYSSVPPPSAAPSKKSLGTQAPKKAAEKKQPVESSEDSSDESDSSSEEEKKPPAKPVISKATSKPVPAKKTPESSSDSSDSDSSEDEAPARSAGTTKNLPSRPVATPKQPAAKPATAPKQTVGSGQKPLIRKADSSSSEEESSSSEEEKTKKTVVTPKSKAAAKAAPSLPAKQAPQGGGDSSSDSDSSSSEEEKEEKMSKSPVKKKPQKAAGVVASSKVASTKQAKAESSSSSSSDDSSEEEEKEKPKGKGSVRPQALKTNGTSAVTTQNGKADRDSHEEEEEKKKAAVAVSKPGSGKKRKQNEAAKEAETPQAKKIKPQTPNTFPKRKKGEKRASSPFRRIREEEIEVDARVADNSFDAKRGAAGDWGERANQVLKFTKGKSFRHEKTKKKRGSYRGGSISVQVNSIKFDSE